In Streptomyces sp. NBC_01707, a genomic segment contains:
- a CDS encoding MarR family winged helix-turn-helix transcriptional regulator: MATLPADLPGRDATGESALLPPELRAWMGLLAAAGAIEQQLRSRVKETLGVSHDEFLVLCLLADGPATGLRMTQIAERLGRPKTRLTYQVACLQHAGLITRSTACGDRRGIQVTLTEKAQQLLREASGALAEAVTRAIKGLEGSHDCALMHSLLPKPPDTEDNTVLGPSPGARPSRSELSGA; this comes from the coding sequence ATGGCCACCCTCCCCGCCGACCTGCCCGGACGTGACGCGACCGGCGAGTCCGCCTTGCTGCCGCCCGAACTGCGGGCCTGGATGGGGCTGCTGGCCGCGGCCGGCGCGATCGAGCAGCAACTGCGTTCCCGCGTGAAGGAGACGCTCGGGGTTTCCCACGACGAGTTCCTCGTGCTGTGCCTTCTGGCCGACGGGCCTGCCACCGGCCTGCGCATGACGCAGATCGCCGAACGCCTCGGCCGCCCCAAGACTCGGCTCACCTACCAGGTCGCCTGCCTCCAGCACGCCGGACTGATCACCCGCAGCACCGCCTGCGGCGACCGACGGGGCATCCAGGTGACGCTCACCGAAAAGGCACAGCAGCTCCTTCGAGAAGCCTCCGGCGCGCTGGCCGAAGCCGTCACCCGAGCCATCAAGGGCCTGGAGGGCTCGCACGACTGCGCGCTGATGCACAGCCTGCTGCCGAAGCCGCCGGATACCGAGGACAACACAGTCCTCGGACCCAGCCCTGGGGCGCGCCCATCTCGATCAGAACTCTCCGGAGCCTGA
- a CDS encoding YceI family protein codes for MSMAVETGTWQLDPTRSTVGVRHKTMWGMVTVKGTFTGLTGGGEVGPDGSASGSITLDATSLDTKNAKRDTHLRSADFFDADRHPELTFAVHSATPADDRTVQVAGQLTARGISRPQSLTAHLTEASTEAVTLTAEFTVDREQFGMGWNQLGMIRGATTVTASLHFVRATS; via the coding sequence ATGTCCATGGCAGTCGAAACCGGAACCTGGCAGCTCGACCCCACCCGTTCCACCGTCGGCGTCCGGCACAAGACGATGTGGGGCATGGTCACCGTGAAGGGCACCTTCACCGGTCTCACAGGCGGGGGCGAGGTGGGCCCCGACGGTTCCGCCAGCGGTTCGATCACCCTGGACGCCACCTCCCTGGACACCAAGAACGCCAAGCGCGACACGCACCTGCGGTCCGCCGACTTCTTCGATGCGGATCGGCACCCCGAGCTCACCTTCGCCGTGCACAGCGCGACTCCGGCGGACGACAGGACGGTCCAGGTCGCCGGTCAGCTGACCGCGCGGGGCATCAGCCGCCCACAGTCCTTGACCGCGCACCTCACCGAGGCGAGCACCGAAGCAGTCACGCTCACGGCGGAGTTCACCGTGGACCGGGAACAGTTCGGCATGGGCTGGAACCAGCTGGGCATGATACGCGGCGCAACCACCGTCACCGCATCCCTCCACTTCGTCCGCGCGACGTCATGA
- a CDS encoding response regulator transcription factor, whose protein sequence is MCANVIVAEDDKKQAELVRRYLEREGHAVTVVGDGLAALDEVRHGQPDLLVLDVMMPRADGLDVVRVLRAEHRELAVLMLTARTTEDDLLLGLDLGADDYMSKPYSPRELMARVRTLLRRTNRPEQANPAPEAVDEVLSVGAIRVDTARHEISVDGTAVECTPGEFRILAAMAAEPERVFSRQRLLAELHGFDRYISTRTVDVHIMNLRKKIEPAPRKPTRLLTVFGVGYKLTDPAATRASRASS, encoded by the coding sequence GTGTGCGCAAACGTCATCGTCGCCGAAGACGACAAGAAGCAGGCTGAACTCGTACGCCGTTACCTCGAACGCGAGGGCCACGCGGTCACGGTCGTCGGGGACGGTCTCGCCGCCCTCGACGAGGTGCGGCACGGTCAGCCCGACCTGCTCGTCCTCGATGTGATGATGCCGCGGGCGGACGGGCTCGATGTGGTGCGTGTCCTGCGCGCCGAGCACCGGGAGCTGGCGGTGCTGATGCTGACGGCCCGGACCACCGAGGACGATCTGTTGCTGGGCCTCGACCTGGGCGCGGACGACTACATGAGCAAGCCGTACAGCCCGCGCGAACTGATGGCCCGGGTCCGTACGCTTCTGCGCCGCACGAATCGGCCGGAACAGGCGAACCCCGCCCCGGAAGCCGTGGATGAGGTGCTCAGCGTAGGCGCAATCAGGGTGGACACCGCCCGGCACGAGATATCGGTCGACGGCACGGCGGTGGAATGCACGCCGGGCGAATTCCGTATTCTCGCCGCGATGGCCGCCGAGCCCGAGCGCGTTTTCAGCAGACAGCGGCTCCTCGCGGAGCTGCACGGCTTCGACCGGTACATCAGCACCCGCACGGTCGACGTGCACATCATGAACCTGCGCAAGAAGATCGAGCCCGCGCCGCGCAAGCCGACCCGGCTGCTCACCGTCTTCGGCGTGGGTTACAAGCTGACCGACCCTGCCGCCACGAGGGCGTCCCGTGCCTCGTCGTAG